In Anopheles gambiae chromosome 2, idAnoGambNW_F1_1, whole genome shotgun sequence, a single window of DNA contains:
- the LOC133391384 gene encoding uncharacterized protein LOC133391384: MNKGTNFRRAAISSVYAISLTPEKKRLLMQSMYAEAHQSVGPLCEEQVRELCIRLNQCYEVRYESIACAMEIILKLLGDRVATEDVLGSYRKLLSYVSSVLDRENCAKLANYMSRISSMVLKSGANGGSSFPVQVMKCILVLMYRCPIASIPDRKTILQAVRSLLDWCKTSPTLYGQCGISALVRTAISSTKVLQDDVTIATELTVLAHHLLDVFLSPQSTAVHPVEVLLRLAYEQIFARLVTERCDVRCFELLLFVLYNLLKRDIYLHLKLGIVRTLADAAGGGTRRLVRLLCAAEHLRNEVLLRKTKTVLTLVLAHSLFRYEPVKRAHHFKAFLALIETMINAIDLDMLAKARFLCLSIPRARLSIESICFVFAVRHLDLLEGGAGGGCNVELDYVYNLIASVNIIYYKRWKIPSFLVKHVIDGLSRFSNTRTFEKNVTEPRKKLQAILAGAAAHVYDGKRAQAIFGRLPATLHRIQWLQLQPDDFGAQLIFHQQLAILQERSVLSGDETRTSLLVAMFDTQTLVRVLSMKKVTATARLNASVLLSKRKLTGQHLHVALRRIGSSCTGAQGVPDCWTHWVRAVYGTVPVLDSATRRQLWSRLATVEPAVCTSEQRLLLVDMRASLLVAMIPETNRALAEDSQASRLEGGVGAPSAHGR; encoded by the exons ATGAATAAAGGAACAAACTTTCGGCGTGCTGCTATCAGCAGCGTTTACGCCATTTCGCTTACTCCGGAGAAGAAAAGGTTGCTGATGCAGTCGATGTACGCTGAGGCTCACCAGAGTGTGGGACCGTTGTGTGAGGAACAGGTAAGGGAGCTTTGCATCCGGCTCAATCAGTGCTACGAGGTGCGTtacgagtcaattgcttgtgCAATGGAAATCATACTAAAGCTGCTAGGAGACCGTGTTGCTACCGAAGATGTGCTAGGATCGTACCGTAAGCTTTTGTCCTACGTTTCAAGCGTGCTGGACAGGGAAAACTGCGCCAAACTGGCAAACTACATGAGCAG AATTTCTTCGATGGTGCTAAAAAGCGGCGCCAATGGCGGCAGCTCATTCCCAGTCCAGGTGATGAAGTGTATCTTGGTGCTAATGTACCGCTGCCCGATCGCAAGCATTCCGGACCGTAAAACCATTCTGCAAGCGGTACGCTCCCTGCTGGATTGGTGTAAAACCAGCCCGACCCTCTACGGCCAGTGTGGCATCAGTGCGCTCGTGCGTACTGCCATTAGCTCCACGAAAGTGCTCCAAGATGATGTGACCATAGCAACCGAGCTGACCGTTCTGGCCCACCATCTGCTGGACGTTTTCCTCAGCCCACAGTCCACCGCCGTACATCCGGTGGAGGTTCTGTTGCGGCTGGCGTACGAGCAAATATTCGCCCGCCTGGTGACGGAACGGTGCGATGTCCGGTGCTTTGAGCTGCTCCTGTTTGTGctgtacaatttgctcaagcGCGATATCTACCTGCATCTGAAGCTCGGCATTGTGCGCACGCTGGCCGACGCCGCCGGCGGTGGTACGCGCCGGCTCGTACGCTTGCTGTGCGCTGCCGAACACTTGCGCAATGAGGTGTTGCTTCGGAAGACCAAAACCGTCCTTACGCTGGTGCTAGCGCACAGCCTGTTTCGCTACGAGCCGGTAAAACGGGCGCATCATTTTAAAGCATTCCTGGCGCTAATCGAAACAATGATTAACGCCATCGATTTGGACATGCTGGCGAAGGCTAGATTTCTCTGTCTGAGCATTCCGCGCGCGCGGCTTAGCATCGAAAGCATTTGCTTCGTGTTTGCGGTGCGCCATCTCGATCTACTCGAGGGTGGGGCGGGCGGCGGCTGCAATGTAGAGCTGGATTACGTCTACAATCTGATCGCATCGGTCAACATCATCTACTACAAGCGGTGGAAGATTCCCAGCTTTCTGGTGAAGCACGTCATCGATGGTCTTTCG CGCTTTTCCAACACCCGCACGTTTGAAAAGAACGTAACCGAGCCGCGCAAAAAACTGCAGGCCATCTTGGCCGGTGCGGCCGCGCACGTGTACGACGGCAAGCGTGCGCAAGCGATTTTCGGCCGCCTGCCAGCGACGCTACACCGCATACAgtggctgcagctgcagccggATGACTTTGGCGCTCAGCTCATCTTTCACCAGCAGCTGGCCATCCTGCAGGAACGTTCCGTGCTGTCCGGCGACGAAACGCGAACCAGCCTACTGGTGGCCATGTTCGACACGCAAACGCTGGTGCGCGTACTTTCGATGAAGAAAGTCACCGCAACGGCACGATTAAACGCTTCCGTGCTGCTTTCGAAGCGAAAGCTTACCGGCCAGCACCTGCACGTGGCACTGAGACGCATTGGTTCGTCGTGTACCGGGGCGCAAGGTGTGCCCGACTGTTGGACACACTGGGTACGGGCAGTGTACGGTACCGTGCCCGTGCTCGATAGTGCGACGCGACGTCAGCTTTGGTCCCGACTTGCCACGGTCGAGCCAGCGGTGTGTACTAGCGAGCAGCGATTGCTTCTCGTCGATATGCGCGCCAGCCTGCTGGTTGCTATGATACCCGAAACGAACCGCGCACTGGCAGAAGATAGCCAAGCATCGCGTCTAGAAGGCGGCGTTGGTGCACCGTCCGCGCACGGGCGGTAA